One Polaribacter sp. SA4-12 genomic window carries:
- the mfd gene encoding transcription-repair coupling factor, which produces MSTQNIVNQYQNSANVSQIIKALQQDKNHFQISNLVGSSLSFVISESFKKADKPYLLIFNDKEEAAYYLNDLEQLLGEKNVLFYPGSYRRPYQIEETDNANVLLRSEVLNRINSRKKPAVIVTYPTALFEKVVTKKELEKNTLKVTVGESLSLDFVNEVLFEYKFKRVDFVTEPGDFSVRGGIIDVFSFSNDEPYRIEFFGDEIDSIRSFDVETQLSKEKLKKVSIMPNVENKTLEENRESFLKYISSKTVIFTKNIDLLVGNLDTFFEKSKEAFKDLSKEIKHAKPEELFCNGDFIKKQLQDFTLVNFGNQKSENQKIEFNTIAQPSFNKQFNLLIENLEEYHKGRFTNYIFCANEQQAKRFHDIFDDAEQEVHYETVVFSLYKGFVDVDNRLVCYTDHEIFERYHKFRLKNGYAKKQAITIQELTKLEIGDYVTHMDHGIGKFGGLQKIDVQGNKQEAIKLVYGERDILYVSIHSLHKISKFNGKDGKAPKIYKLGSGAWKKIKQKTKARVKHIAFNLIQLYAKRKLQKGFAFGPDTHIQHELEGSFMYEDTPDQFTSTQDVKNDMEKEQPMDRLVCGDVGFGKTEVAVRAAFKAVDNGKQVAILVPTTILAFQHYKTFTERLKDFPVRIDYLNRFRTAKQKTEAINGVNDGSVDIIIGTHQLTNQRLKFKDLGLLIIDEEQKFGVAVKDKLKTLKENVDTLTLTATPIPRTLQFSLMAARDLSVIKTPPPNRHPIDSNVIRFSEEIIRDAISYEISRGGQVFFIHNRIENIKEVAGLIQRLVPSAKVAIGHGQMEGKKLEGLMLSFMSGEFDVLVSTTIIESGLDVPNANTIFINNANNFGLSDLHQMRGRVGRSNKKAFCYFITPPYHMMTDDARKRIEALVLFSDLGSGINIAMKDLEIRGAGDLLGGEQSGFINDIGFDTYQKILQEAIDELKENEFKELYPTDDSKPKEYVKDVTIDTDFEILFPDDYINSITERLSLYNKLGELKTEEELLVFETEIIDRFGEIPTQVEDLLNSVRIKWLAKELGLEKVILKQKRMMGYFVANQQSDFYHTEAFTRMLEYVQKNGKSCVMKEKESKNGLRLLVTFIRIDSVKTALDILTKI; this is translated from the coding sequence TTGAGTACCCAGAACATTGTAAATCAATATCAAAATTCTGCGAATGTTTCGCAGATAATTAAAGCACTTCAACAAGACAAAAACCATTTTCAAATATCGAATTTGGTCGGCTCTTCGTTGTCTTTTGTTATATCAGAAAGTTTCAAAAAAGCAGACAAACCCTATCTTTTAATCTTTAATGATAAAGAAGAAGCTGCTTATTACTTAAATGATTTAGAGCAATTATTAGGCGAAAAAAATGTACTATTTTACCCTGGCTCATACAGAAGACCTTATCAAATTGAAGAAACTGATAATGCAAATGTTTTATTACGTTCTGAAGTTTTAAATAGAATTAACTCTCGTAAAAAACCTGCAGTAATAGTTACTTACCCAACTGCTTTATTTGAAAAAGTAGTTACCAAAAAAGAATTAGAAAAGAACACCTTAAAAGTTACGGTTGGCGAAAGTTTATCGCTCGATTTTGTAAACGAAGTTTTATTCGAATACAAATTTAAACGCGTAGATTTTGTTACAGAGCCTGGAGATTTCTCTGTACGTGGAGGAATTATAGATGTTTTTTCTTTTTCTAATGACGAACCTTACAGAATTGAATTTTTTGGTGATGAAATAGATAGTATTCGTTCTTTTGATGTAGAAACACAGTTATCTAAAGAAAAACTGAAGAAAGTTTCTATAATGCCTAATGTTGAAAACAAAACATTAGAAGAAAATAGAGAAAGTTTTCTAAAATATATTTCTTCAAAAACAGTCATTTTTACGAAGAATATCGATTTATTAGTTGGTAATTTAGATACTTTCTTTGAGAAATCTAAAGAAGCTTTTAAAGATTTATCCAAAGAAATAAAACACGCAAAACCAGAAGAATTATTTTGTAATGGAGATTTTATTAAAAAACAATTACAAGATTTTACCTTGGTTAATTTTGGAAATCAAAAATCAGAAAACCAAAAAATTGAATTCAATACCATTGCACAACCTTCTTTTAACAAGCAATTCAATTTATTAATTGAAAACTTAGAAGAATATCATAAAGGAAGATTTACCAATTATATTTTTTGTGCAAATGAGCAACAAGCAAAACGTTTTCACGATATTTTCGATGATGCTGAACAAGAAGTTCATTATGAAACTGTTGTTTTTTCTTTGTACAAAGGTTTTGTAGATGTCGATAATCGATTAGTTTGTTATACAGATCATGAAATTTTTGAACGTTACCATAAATTCAGATTAAAAAATGGGTACGCTAAAAAACAAGCAATCACAATTCAAGAATTAACCAAACTAGAAATTGGCGATTATGTAACACATATGGATCATGGAATTGGAAAGTTTGGTGGTTTGCAGAAAATTGATGTTCAAGGAAATAAGCAAGAAGCAATAAAACTTGTTTATGGAGAAAGAGATATTTTATACGTAAGCATTCACTCGCTTCACAAGATTTCTAAATTTAATGGAAAAGACGGAAAAGCACCTAAAATATACAAATTAGGTTCTGGAGCTTGGAAAAAAATCAAACAAAAAACAAAAGCCAGAGTTAAACATATTGCATTTAATTTAATTCAATTATATGCAAAAAGAAAACTACAAAAAGGATTCGCTTTTGGTCCAGATACTCACATTCAACATGAGTTAGAAGGTAGTTTTATGTATGAAGATACGCCAGATCAATTTACATCTACTCAAGATGTAAAAAATGATATGGAAAAAGAACAACCAATGGATCGATTGGTTTGTGGTGATGTTGGTTTTGGTAAAACAGAAGTTGCTGTAAGAGCTGCTTTTAAAGCAGTAGATAATGGAAAACAAGTCGCAATTTTAGTACCTACAACAATTCTTGCCTTTCAACATTACAAAACCTTTACAGAAAGATTAAAAGATTTTCCTGTTAGAATCGATTATTTAAATCGCTTTAGAACTGCAAAACAAAAAACGGAAGCCATAAATGGTGTAAATGATGGTTCTGTAGATATTATTATTGGAACACATCAATTAACTAATCAACGTTTAAAATTTAAAGATTTAGGTTTATTAATTATTGATGAAGAGCAAAAATTTGGTGTTGCTGTAAAAGACAAGTTAAAAACACTAAAAGAAAATGTAGATACATTAACGCTAACTGCAACTCCAATTCCAAGAACGTTACAATTCAGTTTAATGGCGGCAAGAGATTTATCTGTTATAAAAACGCCACCACCAAACAGGCATCCAATAGATAGTAATGTAATTCGTTTTTCTGAAGAAATAATAAGAGATGCTATTTCTTACGAAATTTCCAGAGGAGGTCAGGTTTTCTTTATTCATAATAGAATAGAAAACATTAAAGAAGTTGCTGGTTTAATACAGAGGTTGGTTCCTTCCGCTAAAGTTGCCATTGGTCACGGACAAATGGAAGGTAAAAAGTTAGAAGGATTAATGCTCAGTTTTATGAGTGGCGAATTCGATGTTTTAGTTTCTACAACAATTATAGAAAGTGGTTTAGATGTACCAAATGCCAACACTATTTTTATTAATAACGCCAATAATTTCGGACTTTCAGATTTACACCAAATGCGTGGTAGAGTTGGTCGTTCTAACAAAAAAGCGTTCTGTTATTTTATAACGCCTCCTTATCATATGATGACCGATGATGCCAGAAAACGTATCGAAGCATTGGTTTTATTTTCAGATTTAGGAAGCGGAATTAATATTGCCATGAAAGATTTAGAAATTCGTGGAGCAGGAGATTTATTGGGTGGTGAACAAAGTGGATTTATCAATGATATTGGGTTTGATACATATCAAAAAATACTACAAGAAGCAATTGACGAGCTTAAAGAAAACGAATTTAAAGAATTATATCCTACAGACGATTCTAAGCCAAAAGAGTATGTAAAAGACGTAACTATTGATACTGATTTCGAAATTTTATTTCCAGATGATTATATCAATTCAATTACAGAAAGATTGAGTCTATACAACAAATTAGGCGAGCTAAAAACGGAAGAAGAATTACTAGTTTTCGAAACTGAAATTATAGATCGTTTTGGCGAAATCCCTACACAAGTAGAAGATTTATTAAATTCTGTTCGTATAAAATGGTTGGCAAAAGAACTCGGTTTAGAGAAAGTTATTTTAAAGCAAAAAAGAATGATGGGTTATTTTGTTGCCAATCAACAAAGTGATTTTTACCATACAGAAGCGTTTACTAGAATGTTAGAATACGTTCAGAAAAATGGAAAAAGCTGTGTTATGAAAGAGAAAGAAAGCAAAAACGGTTTGCGTTTATTAGTTACTTTTATTCGAATTGATAGCGTAAAAACTGCCTTAGATATTTTAACGAAGATTTAA
- a CDS encoding TonB-dependent receptor produces MIKHITLVILLITITINSQTITGKVTSTKGEILPFASVSIKGTQIGATTDENGFYQLKSNKNKIVLIASFTGFVSQRKVITINSSEESSVNFRLTEHSEMLDQITVTGTRTDKRRTNSPVIVNVINSVTLDNAQACNLSEGLKFQTGLRVETDCQTCNYTQLRMNGLAGGYSQILINGRPIFSPLTGLYGLEQIPTNMIDRIEVIRGGGSALYGSSAVGGTVNVITKIPKKNNYSIGYTYQNIDGISDNIITGNATVINEDRNAGASFFINNRTRGLYDANGDNFSELPELKNNSFGTNIFFLPTDDQKLEINFSKMNEYRYGGEMVDGAPHFALQSEERTHDVYVGNVDYQINFNDDKSSLITYFATQYTGREHYTGIRPDVGTPEDTAHLANPPYGDSETTTYQGGIQYNHKVEDFFKGNNFFTIGTEFVQDDVFDEIPAYNYEVDQLTKNYGFFFQSDWEITEKINLLTGVRLDKHNLVDNVIASPRISFLAKPFGNAQIRATYGTGFRAPQSFDTDLHIAFAGGGISRISLSDKLKEERSKSYNISFNYDRPTEHYIYGFTIESFYTHLNDAFTQVNIGSDKFGELFEKQNGDGATVKGITLEARLNYDGIFQVDIGFTLQSSEFDTAVENSDILDPKKKFLRTPNTYGYATLTYTPNQKFKTSVNLVYTGKMDILHLASPQNLITDAYFTSPTFAEVGFKSSYTFNVEKLNTNIELFAGAKNLFDDYQTSFDIGKERDSNFIYGPATPRTIFVGLKFGN; encoded by the coding sequence ATGATAAAGCACATTACACTTGTAATTTTATTGATAACTATTACAATAAATAGTCAAACAATAACAGGGAAAGTAACTTCTACAAAAGGAGAAATACTTCCATTTGCTTCAGTATCAATTAAAGGAACACAAATAGGAGCAACTACTGATGAAAACGGATTTTATCAACTTAAAAGCAATAAAAATAAAATTGTTTTAATAGCTTCATTTACTGGTTTTGTATCTCAAAGAAAAGTAATTACAATAAATTCATCAGAAGAAAGTAGCGTTAATTTTAGATTGACAGAACATTCTGAAATGTTAGATCAAATTACGGTAACAGGAACGAGAACTGATAAAAGAAGAACCAATAGCCCAGTAATTGTAAACGTAATTAATAGTGTTACTTTAGACAATGCACAAGCATGTAATTTATCTGAAGGTTTAAAATTCCAAACAGGTTTACGTGTAGAAACCGATTGCCAAACTTGCAATTACACACAATTAAGAATGAATGGTTTAGCTGGTGGATATTCTCAAATTCTAATTAATGGTCGCCCAATTTTTAGCCCATTAACTGGTTTATATGGTTTAGAGCAAATACCTACAAATATGATTGACAGAATTGAAGTTATTCGTGGTGGTGGTTCTGCTTTGTATGGATCTAGCGCTGTTGGTGGAACTGTAAATGTAATTACTAAAATACCGAAAAAAAATAACTATTCTATTGGCTATACGTATCAAAATATAGATGGAATTTCTGATAACATTATTACTGGAAATGCGACTGTTATAAATGAAGATAGAAATGCTGGAGCTTCGTTTTTTATCAACAACAGAACTAGAGGTTTGTATGATGCAAATGGAGATAACTTTTCGGAATTACCAGAATTAAAGAACAATTCTTTTGGTACAAATATTTTCTTTTTACCTACTGATGATCAAAAACTGGAAATCAACTTCAGTAAAATGAATGAATATCGTTATGGTGGAGAAATGGTAGATGGTGCTCCCCATTTTGCATTGCAATCGGAAGAACGTACGCACGATGTTTATGTTGGTAATGTAGATTATCAAATTAATTTTAATGATGATAAAAGTTCTTTAATTACTTATTTCGCTACTCAATATACAGGGAGAGAACATTACACAGGTATTCGTCCAGATGTTGGCACGCCAGAAGACACAGCTCATTTAGCAAATCCTCCTTATGGAGATTCTGAGACTACAACGTATCAGGGTGGAATTCAATACAATCATAAAGTTGAAGATTTTTTTAAAGGAAATAACTTTTTTACAATCGGAACTGAATTTGTACAAGATGATGTTTTTGATGAAATTCCTGCTTATAATTACGAAGTAGACCAATTAACTAAAAACTACGGATTCTTTTTTCAGAGTGATTGGGAAATCACAGAGAAAATAAATTTATTAACAGGAGTAAGATTAGACAAACATAATTTGGTTGATAATGTAATTGCGAGTCCAAGAATTTCTTTTTTAGCAAAACCTTTTGGAAACGCTCAAATTAGAGCAACATACGGAACAGGTTTTAGAGCCCCTCAATCTTTTGACACCGATTTACATATTGCTTTTGCAGGTGGAGGAATTTCAAGAATTTCTTTATCGGATAAATTAAAAGAAGAGCGTTCTAAAAGTTATAACATCTCTTTTAATTATGACAGACCTACAGAACATTATATCTATGGATTTACAATTGAAAGCTTTTACACACATTTAAACGACGCATTTACACAAGTAAATATTGGAAGTGATAAATTTGGCGAATTATTTGAAAAACAAAACGGAGATGGAGCAACAGTAAAAGGGATTACCCTAGAAGCTCGTTTAAATTATGATGGAATTTTTCAAGTAGATATAGGCTTTACGCTTCAATCAAGTGAATTTGATACTGCTGTAGAAAACTCAGATATTTTAGACCCTAAAAAGAAATTTTTAAGAACACCTAATACATATGGTTATGCAACATTGACTTATACACCGAATCAAAAATTTAAGACATCAGTAAACTTAGTTTATACAGGTAAAATGGATATTCTTCATTTGGCTTCACCTCAAAATTTAATTACAGATGCATATTTCACGTCCCCTACTTTTGCTGAAGTTGGTTTTAAATCTAGCTATACATTTAATGTTGAAAAATTGAATACCAATATTGAATTATTTGCCGGAGCTAAAAACCTTTTTGATGATTATCAAACCAGTTTTGATATTGGTAAGGAAAGAGATAGTAACTTTATTTACGGTCCGGCAACACCAAGAACAATATTTGTTGGTTTAAAATTCGGTAATTAA
- a CDS encoding metal-dependent transcriptional regulator, with the protein MFTLSEENYLKAIYHLELDADKGISTNAIAKKIETKASSVTDMIKKLSEKEVVIYKKYKGVTLTNFGKKTAANIVRKHRLWEVFLVEKLNFSWDEVHDVAEQLEHIKSPKLVDQLDAFLGFPSHDPHGDPIPDKDGNLKTIEKSLLSTLEKNEIGICVGVNDSSSEFLKFLDKKGITLGKQIIVLEKEDFDDSLSIQIDNKRLSISNKIANNLYIQKAHNG; encoded by the coding sequence ATGTTTACACTTTCTGAAGAAAACTATTTAAAAGCAATTTATCATCTAGAATTAGATGCTGATAAAGGAATCAGTACAAATGCAATTGCTAAAAAAATAGAAACGAAAGCTTCTTCTGTTACAGATATGATTAAGAAATTATCTGAAAAAGAAGTTGTGATTTATAAAAAGTATAAAGGTGTAACGTTAACGAATTTTGGGAAGAAAACGGCAGCTAATATTGTAAGAAAACATAGATTATGGGAAGTTTTTTTAGTTGAAAAATTAAATTTTTCTTGGGATGAAGTACATGATGTTGCTGAGCAATTAGAACATATTAAATCTCCAAAATTAGTAGATCAATTAGATGCTTTTTTAGGTTTTCCATCACATGATCCTCATGGAGACCCTATTCCTGATAAAGATGGGAATTTAAAAACGATTGAAAAAAGTTTATTGTCAACTTTAGAGAAAAATGAAATCGGAATTTGTGTTGGTGTAAATGATTCTTCATCAGAATTTTTAAAATTCTTAGACAAAAAAGGAATCACTTTAGGAAAACAAATTATAGTATTAGAAAAAGAAGATTTTGATGATTCTTTATCAATTCAAATAGATAATAAGAGGCTTTCAATTTCAAATAAAATTGCTAACAATTTATATATACAAAAAGCCCATAATGGGTAA
- a CDS encoding ZIP family metal transporter, which yields MSTFDQLVEYAKENPIWAALYASLFTWGLTAAGAALVFFFKKLNRAVLDGMLGFTGGVMVAASFWSLLAPAIDNSPGEGFVKVLPAAIGFGLGALSLFGMDKILPHLHINFKENEAEGVKTELHRSTLLVLAITLHNIPEGLAVGVLFGAASTLVGVEQTEMVIAAISLAIGIGIQNFPEGFAVAMPLRRQGVSRLKSFWYGQLSAVVEPVAAVLGALAVSFFTPILPYALAFAAGAMIFVVVEEVIPETQRDKYTDIATLGFIGGFIVMMSLDVGLG from the coding sequence ATGAGTACATTTGATCAATTAGTAGAGTACGCTAAAGAAAATCCAATTTGGGCTGCATTATATGCATCTCTTTTTACTTGGGGGTTAACAGCTGCAGGAGCAGCATTAGTATTCTTTTTTAAAAAATTAAATCGAGCAGTTTTAGACGGAATGTTAGGTTTTACAGGTGGAGTTATGGTAGCTGCAAGTTTTTGGAGTTTATTAGCACCAGCAATAGATAACAGTCCTGGAGAAGGTTTTGTTAAAGTTTTACCCGCAGCAATTGGTTTTGGTTTAGGAGCTTTATCTCTTTTCGGAATGGATAAAATTTTACCGCATTTACATATCAACTTTAAAGAAAATGAAGCAGAAGGTGTTAAAACAGAATTACATAGATCCACTTTACTGGTTTTAGCAATAACATTACATAATATTCCAGAAGGTTTGGCAGTTGGAGTTTTGTTTGGAGCAGCATCAACCTTAGTAGGAGTGGAGCAAACAGAAATGGTAATTGCTGCAATTTCATTAGCAATTGGTATCGGAATTCAGAATTTTCCAGAAGGTTTTGCAGTTGCAATGCCGTTAAGAAGACAAGGTGTTAGTAGGTTAAAAAGTTTTTGGTATGGACAATTATCTGCAGTTGTAGAACCAGTTGCAGCTGTTTTAGGAGCATTAGCAGTATCATTTTTTACACCAATTTTACCTTATGCTTTAGCATTTGCAGCAGGAGCAATGATTTTTGTAGTTGTTGAAGAAGTGATTCCAGAAACACAAAGAGATAAATATACAGATATTGCTACACTTGGTTTTATTGGTGGATTTATTGTGATGATGTCTTTAGATGTAGGTTTAGGATAG
- a CDS encoding UvrD-helicase domain-containing protein: MQNSSTFQVYNASAGSGKTFTLVKEYLKVLLNSDDIFSFQKILAITFTNKAAGEMKERVLSSLEDFADGKENDLFNILIKEISVDKSLIQERSKRILDAILQNYSAFSITTIDSFTHKIIKSFAFDLGLSLNFEVEMDAVSLLNEAVDVLISKIGTDKKLTNLLIDYSLDKTDDDKSWDISRDLSEFARILLNEDDVKHFRSLADKQLDDFTNLKTKLYNQQKELKESIKEIGAECLQIIENNDLEHKDFMRGTIPKFFNDLSTKSVNIDFIKRSETIKKAIDNNQYYSKSTLDAVAASIEQIIPDIIRLFKESELIFQQFSMNKLALKSIIPLAVLNNINSELETIKEDNNIRLNAEFNQLISDNIKDQPAPFIYERIGQRFQHYFIDEMQDTSVLQWQNLVPLIDNTLAQENSNLLLVGDGKQAIYRWRGGKAEQFIELGSDRVNPFHVSKEIKNLETNFRSYSEIINFNNTFFQHTANFLQNESYKHLFVEGNKQIENSKKGGYVSLSFLDKNEDKDIEKVKYPQKVLEKINQLKESFSLNEICVLTRTRKDGVAVANYLSKQGVNIVSSETLLLQNSGKVSFIIDILKVFQNPSDEESRFEMLYFLHQHLEIAGPKNDFFKEFSKADNQTILEYLKSYGVSFDASSFHQLPFYEKIEEIIRGFNLVNSSDAYIQFFLDVVLERQRNGTDIGEFLEFWELKKDRLSIVAPESASAVQIMTIHKSKGLEFPVVIFPCDVDIYRQIKPKSWLNELPESYDGFSELLVDYSKSLSIVSERGLDIYNHQREELELDNFNLLYVTLTRAVEQLHVITEKKLSSKGEENANFYSGVFINYLKQQDLWNDEVLEYSFGDEKRVSKNETETSVAEIHEKFISTPWQEHNIVLLANSSKLWNTEQGEAINFGNLFHEIFAKIITKKDVDSVVSQYNQQGVLDDDQTAFIKKSIYDVVNHPDLAIYFSDNVVVFNEREIVDIDNLVIIPDRLVFTAKREVVIIDYKTGNPSTEHHQQLLKYERVLMSMNYKVGKKILIYINNEIDVVEV, encoded by the coding sequence GTGCAAAATTCATCTACATTTCAAGTTTATAATGCTTCAGCAGGAAGTGGTAAAACGTTTACACTTGTAAAAGAGTACTTAAAAGTTTTATTAAATTCTGATGATATTTTTTCGTTTCAAAAAATATTAGCAATTACGTTTACCAACAAAGCTGCTGGTGAAATGAAAGAGCGTGTTTTGTCTAGCTTAGAAGATTTTGCTGATGGTAAAGAAAATGACTTATTTAATATCCTAATCAAGGAAATTTCTGTTGATAAATCATTAATTCAGGAAAGAAGTAAGAGAATACTAGACGCGATTTTACAGAATTATTCTGCTTTTTCAATTACAACTATTGATAGTTTTACACATAAAATCATTAAAAGCTTTGCTTTCGATTTAGGTTTGTCGCTTAATTTTGAAGTAGAAATGGATGCAGTTTCTTTACTTAACGAAGCTGTAGATGTGTTAATTTCTAAAATTGGAACAGATAAAAAACTGACAAATCTATTGATTGATTATTCTTTAGATAAAACTGATGATGATAAATCTTGGGATATTTCTAGAGATTTAAGTGAGTTTGCAAGAATTTTACTAAATGAAGATGACGTAAAACACTTTAGAAGTTTAGCAGATAAACAATTAGACGATTTTACAAATTTAAAGACGAAGCTCTATAATCAACAGAAAGAATTAAAAGAATCGATTAAAGAGATTGGTGCAGAATGTCTTCAAATTATTGAGAATAATGATTTAGAGCATAAAGATTTTATGCGAGGAACTATTCCTAAATTCTTTAACGACTTAAGTACAAAATCTGTCAATATTGATTTTATCAAACGAAGTGAAACAATCAAAAAGGCGATAGATAATAATCAATATTATTCAAAATCGACTTTAGATGCTGTTGCAGCTTCCATAGAACAAATAATTCCTGATATTATCCGATTATTTAAAGAGTCTGAGTTAATTTTTCAGCAATTTTCAATGAATAAATTAGCGTTGAAAAGTATCATTCCTTTAGCTGTTTTAAATAATATCAATTCTGAATTAGAAACTATAAAAGAAGATAATAACATTCGATTGAACGCAGAGTTTAATCAGCTTATTTCTGATAACATAAAAGACCAACCAGCGCCATTTATTTATGAAAGGATTGGGCAGCGATTTCAACATTATTTTATTGATGAAATGCAGGATACTTCTGTGTTACAATGGCAAAATTTAGTTCCGTTAATTGATAATACTTTAGCGCAAGAAAATAGTAATTTATTGTTGGTTGGCGATGGTAAACAAGCAATTTACAGATGGCGAGGAGGAAAAGCAGAACAGTTTATTGAGTTAGGTTCAGATAGAGTAAATCCTTTTCATGTTTCAAAAGAAATTAAAAACTTAGAAACCAATTTCAGGAGTTATTCCGAAATCATCAATTTTAATAATACATTTTTTCAGCATACTGCTAATTTCCTTCAAAATGAATCGTATAAACATTTGTTTGTAGAAGGGAATAAGCAAATAGAAAATTCTAAAAAAGGTGGTTATGTTTCGTTAAGTTTTCTTGATAAAAATGAAGATAAAGACATTGAGAAAGTAAAATATCCACAGAAAGTTTTAGAAAAAATAAATCAATTAAAGGAGAGCTTTTCTTTAAATGAAATCTGTGTTTTAACAAGAACAAGAAAAGATGGAGTTGCTGTTGCAAATTATCTTTCAAAGCAAGGTGTGAATATTGTTTCTTCAGAAACATTGTTGCTTCAAAATAGTGGAAAGGTTTCTTTTATTATTGACATTCTAAAGGTTTTTCAAAACCCAAGTGATGAAGAGTCTCGTTTTGAAATGCTTTATTTTTTACATCAACATTTAGAAATAGCAGGTCCTAAAAATGATTTTTTTAAAGAATTTTCTAAAGCTGATAATCAAACTATTTTAGAGTATTTAAAAAGTTACGGAGTTTCGTTTGATGCTTCGTCTTTTCATCAATTACCATTTTACGAAAAAATAGAAGAGATAATTAGAGGTTTTAATTTGGTTAATTCTTCGGATGCTTATATTCAGTTTTTCTTAGATGTCGTTTTAGAACGACAAAGAAATGGAACTGATATTGGTGAGTTTTTAGAATTTTGGGAACTCAAAAAAGATAGATTGAGTATTGTTGCGCCAGAAAGCGCAAGTGCTGTTCAGATAATGACGATTCATAAATCTAAAGGATTAGAGTTTCCTGTCGTTATTTTTCCTTGTGATGTTGATATTTATAGACAAATAAAACCAAAATCGTGGCTAAATGAATTGCCAGAATCTTATGATGGTTTTAGTGAACTTTTGGTAGATTATAGTAAGAGTTTAAGTATTGTGAGCGAAAGAGGTTTGGATATTTATAATCATCAAAGAGAAGAATTAGAACTAGATAATTTTAATTTATTATATGTTACTTTAACTAGAGCTGTAGAGCAATTACACGTTATAACTGAGAAAAAACTATCTTCCAAAGGTGAAGAGAATGCAAATTTCTATTCAGGTGTTTTTATTAATTATTTAAAACAACAAGATCTTTGGAATGATGAGGTTTTAGAATATTCTTTTGGTGATGAAAAAAGAGTGAGTAAAAATGAAACAGAAACTTCTGTAGCTGAAATTCACGAGAAATTTATTTCAACACCTTGGCAAGAACATAATATCGTTTTATTAGCGAATTCTTCTAAATTATGGAATACAGAACAAGGTGAGGCTATTAATTTTGGAAATTTATTTCATGAAATATTTGCTAAAATTATCACTAAAAAAGATGTTGATAGTGTTGTTTCTCAATACAATCAGCAAGGTGTTTTAGATGATGATCAAACAGCGTTTATCAAAAAAAGTATTTATGATGTTGTAAATCACCCAGATTTAGCAATTTACTTCTCTGATAATGTTGTGGTTTTTAATGAAAGAGAAATTGTAGATATAGACAATTTAGTGATTATTCCTGATAGACTCGTTTTTACTGCAAAAAGGGAAGTTGTAATTATTGATTATAAGACAGGAAATCCATCAACAGAACATCATCAACAGCTTTTAAAATATGAAAGAGTTTTAATGTCGATGAATTATAAAGTTGGAAAAAAAATACTAATATATATTAATAATGAAATTGATGTAGTTGAAGTATAA